One Onthophagus taurus isolate NC chromosome 11, IU_Otau_3.0, whole genome shotgun sequence genomic window carries:
- the LOC139432093 gene encoding uncharacterized protein, which translates to MASSLDSLAGNLDEFDLINIRKFFPHNDQFRLLSKKGIFPYGYMDSLDKLNVTSLPPKNAFFNKLSFEDITDEQYSHAQTVWEKFNCQNLKDYSDLYLKTDVLLLADVFEKFRQVCFKTYDLDPAHYYTAPGLSWDAMLKFTKIKLELLTDIDQVHFIKKGIRGGISQCSLRSAKANNKYMDDYNPNLPSNFLMYWDANNLYGWAMSQFMPVSNFKWLSENDMQKFDFNNIPDNSDFGYILDVDIEYPSALHDLHNDLPFLAENLIAPNNRCESERRLIPNLFDKKNYVIHYRNLKQAVAHGLKVRKINRVLSFRQSAWLKSYIDKNTELRQFAKNAFEKDFFKLMNNSVFGKTMENVDKRVDVRLVTSWDDVHTGKAAGRPRLGARSLIAKLNFKSITVFTETFSAIQMDRLHVVYDKPLYVGFTVLELSKLLMYDFYYDFLKPKYGEDVRLCYMDTDSFTVLINSDDIYRDVKLNLNKFDTSNYSPDNRFDIPLQNKAVLGKMKDENCGSIMVEFVGLRSKVYANRVADGRITKKSKGVKKAVVKHHISFQNYLDCLNSKSVLFKKQTLFRSFNHSIFTVLQNKLVLSPNDSKRYICDNGINTLAWGHYSITC; encoded by the coding sequence ATGGCTTCATCATTAGATTCTTTAGCTGGTAACCTTGAcgaatttgatttaataaatatacgtaaattctttccacacaATGATCAGTTTAGATTATTGAGCAAGAAAGGAATATTCCCCTACGGTTATATGGATTCACTCGATAAATTAAACGTAACTTCATTGCCACCTAAAAACGCTTTTTTCAACAAACTATCATTTGAAGATATAACCGATGAGCAGTATTCCCATGCTCAAACTGTGtgggaaaaatttaattgtcaaaatttaaaagattattcGGATTTGTATCTAAAAACTGATGTCCTTTTACTTGCCgatgtatttgaaaaattcagaCAAGTTTGCTTCAAAACCTACGATTTAGATCCCGCTCATTATTATACTGCCCCAGGACTTTCTTGGGATgcaatgttgaaatttaccaaaattaaattagaattattgaCGGATATAGATCAAGtccattttattaagaaaggCATCCGTGGAGGCATTTCCCAATGCTCCCTACGGTCCGCTAAAGCCAATAATAAGTATATGGATGATTATAACCCCAATTTACcgtcaaactttttaatgtattgggaCGCTAATAATTTGTATGGGTGGGCGATGTCTCAATTTATGCCcgtttccaattttaaatgGCTGAGTGAAAATGACAtgcaaaaatttgattttaataatatacccGATAATTCCGATTTTGGATATATTTTAGACGTAGATATTGAATACCCATCAGCTTTGCATGATTTACACAACGATCTCCCGTTTTTAGCTGAGAATTTAATTGCCCCCAATAATCGATGTGAAAGTGAAAGGAGattaattccaaatttatttgataagaaaaattatgtgatccattatagaaatttgaaacaaGCTGTTGCTCACGGTCTTAAAGTTCGCAAAATTAATAGAGTTTTATCGTTCAGACAGTCTGCGTGGTTGAAATCTTACATCGATAAAAATACGGAATTACGCCAATTCGCAAAGAATGCgtttgaaaaagatttttttaaattgatgaatAATTCCGTATTTGGCAAGACAATGGAAAACGTCGATAAGCGAGTCGATGTAAGATTAGTGACCAGTTGGGATGATGTGCATACTGGTAAAGCCGCAGGTAGACCTCGTTTAGGAGCTCGGAGTTTAAtagcaaaattaaattttaaaagtattacaGTATTCACAGAAACGTTTTCGGCAATTCAAATGGATCGTCTTCATGTCGTTTACGATAAACCTCTATACGTCGGTTTTACTGTTTTAgaactttcaaaattgttaatgtatgatttttattatgatttcttaaagCCTAAATATGGCGAGGACGTTCGGTTGTGCTATATGGACACCGATAGTTtcactgtattaattaattctgatGATATATATAgagatgttaaattaaatttaaataaatttgacacatCTAACTACAGTCCCGATAATCGGTTTGACATACCCTTGCAGAATAAAGCGGTTTTAGGTAAAATGAAAGATGAGAATTGTGGAAGCATAATGGTCGAATTTGTTGGTTTGAGGTCAAAGGTATATGCTAATAGGGTCGCTGATGGGCGGATTACCAAAAAATCCAAAGGCGTTAAGAAGGCTGTTGTTAAACATCACatctcttttcaaaattatttagattgtcTAAATTCCAAatcggttttatttaaaaaacaaacattatttagaagttttaatcACAGTATATTTActgtattacaaaataaattggttctTTCACCAAATGACTCCAAGcgatatatttgtgataatgGAATTAATACATTAGCTTGGGGTCATTATAGTATAACGTGTTAA
- the LOC139432095 gene encoding uncharacterized protein, translated as MATYSSSSKQNKVGKRSNAERDRAIVNITNAIKRKRLAIRLGQERDDALIAKLHRPLSDTLKDISKKLDDVKGEIKEIKFSDEDVDKFEVKSPTVIPKGSQMIENLGADVSKSPSTSTLTKPDAKLERIPIGRLPVGIRNLYYMYGKRDSIDLRMGIRYDSKTDGWKIGSKPVEFTDAHISLDGGKLNIPTSSGLYELIQLKAPKNFTEEDLRKYKEILTYTGAHKQNYTGPIASNRSEKYIKIIKPLFSSAGETAGSGLEVNSNRIQYKYWDDVNELVDRLRLLHASYAAGNNSHRNKIAYIVEELKEINVIK; from the exons ATGGCCACTTATAGTAGTAGtagtaaacaaaataaagtaggCAAGCGGTCAAACGCCGAACGTGATAGAGCTATAGTAAACATCACGAATGCGATAAAGCGTAAACGCCTGGCGATTAGACTAGGCCAGGAACGCGATGACGCGCTTATAGCTAAACTCCACCGACCGTTAAGCGATACTTTGAAggatatatcaaaaaaattggaTGACGTAAAG GGCGAAATTAAAGAGATAAAGTTTAGTGATGAAGATGTTGataaatttgaggttaaaagTCCGACCGTAATTCCCAAGGGTTCgcaaatgattgaaaatttgGGAGCTGATGTATCAAAATCCCCTTCAACGTCAACGTTGACGAAACCCGATGCAAAATTAGAGCGTATACCTATTGGAAGGCTACCCGTCGGAATtagaaatttatattatatgtacGGCAAACGGGATTCAATTGATCTCAGAATGGGTATAAGGTACGATTCTAAAACAGATGGATGGAAGATCGGTTCAAAACCTGTTGAATTTACCGACGCTCACATATCACTTGACGGtggtaaattaaatattccaaCCAGCTCGGGTTTATACGAGCTCATACAATTGAAAGCACCTAAAAATTTTACGGAAGAGGATCTTCGCAAGTATAAAGAGATTCTAACGTATACGGGAGCCCATAAACAGAATTATACCGGTCCCATAGCGAGTAATCGTtctgaaaaatatattaaaataattaaaccgCTATTTAGCAGCGCGGGTGAAACCGCAGGGTCAGGTCTAGAGGTTAATTCCAATCGGATTCAGTATAAATACTGGGATGATGTTAACGAATTGGTAGATCGATTGCGATTGTTGCATGCATCGTATGCGGCCGGAAACAATTCGCATAGAAACAAGATTGCGTATATTGTGGAGGAGCTTAAAGAAATCAAcgttatcaaataa